TTGGTTAAGACAGCCGGACCGAATTGTTTCCGGTGCCTGGATTGATCCCGCTTTTCATGCAAGAGCGCGGGAGATTTAACTCCTTGCCTTCCGATGCGCTGGAAGGGTGGTGCTAACGGCGATACCTTTTCGCCGGATGCTTCTTTTGATCCGGACCGGAAGAACATCGAGGCCGAATCGAAAACTGTACCTCGGCGGCTAAAGCCGCGACCGCCGAGGTGAGAAGTAGCGGCACGGCTGAAGCCGTGCCCTTAACACTGCAAGAACAAAAGCAACTGCAAAAGACCTTGCTGAAAGGCTCTTTTTATCGCTTCGAGAACTGGAAGCGAGCGCGAGCGCCCTTCTGGCCGTACTTCTTACGCTCCTTACCACGCGAGTCGCGGGTAACGAGGCCTTCTGCCTTGAGCGCCTTACGCAGCTCAGGGTTGAACTCCATGAGCGCACGGGCGATACCGAGCTTGACGGCGTCGGCCTGTCCCATGACGCCGCCACCGCGAACCGTGGTGATAACGTCGAAGGTTTCGCCGATATCGGCGATGCCGAGCGAGCGGCGAGCGGCAGCGCGCTGCTGGGCGGTGACGAAATAGACATCGACATCCTTCTTGTTGACGGTGAAGTTGCCGCTGCCGGGACGCAGGAAGACGCGCGCAATCGAAGACTTGCGACGGCCGGTTCCGTAGTATTGGATCAGATCTGCCATGGTGCTCCTTGAACTCTTGAAGGGCCCGGGGCTAAAGCCCCACATTGCCCCATTTTGTTCAGCAGGCTAAAGCCTGCTGCTAATCCCTTGAAAACAAACTTAGGCGACGACTTCCAGCGGCTCGGGCTGCTGGGCGAGGTGCGGATGCTGGCTGCCCTTGTAGACCTTGAGCTTGGTGGCCATCTGGCGGCCCAGCTTGGACTTGGGAAGCATGCCCTTGACGGCCTGCTCGACGATCGCCTCAGGACGGCGGGCGAGCAGCTTGACGAAGGACTCTTCACGCAGACCGCCGGGGAATCCGGTGTAACGGCGATAGAGCTTGGTGTCCGACTTGAGACCCGTGAGGACGATCTTTTCGGCATTGATGATGATGACGTGATCGCCCATATCGATATAGGGGGTGTACAGCGGGTTGAGCTTGCCTGCGAGAAGGCTGGCGGCATGGGTGGCAAGGCGGCCTAGCGTCTTACCGCTGGCATCGATGACAAACCACTTGCGCTTGATGTCTTTGCCGCTGGGGATGATGGTGGACATTGCTCTGTTACTCCTTGGTTCTGCCGTCTTCATTGTTCGGCGTGCTTCTGAAGAATGGTCGATCGAATGTGTGTTACAGCTTCTAATGCTTAATTCCGTACAACTTCTTTGTTTCTCAGACTTTACCGATGACAGCACGAAAGACCGGACATCCGAGAGCATCCTCGAACGCAAAAGAGGCCATTCGCATGGGGCGTCGCGCAAAGCCTTGAAAGATCAGCCTGGGAAGTGGGTGCTTCGGGAGCGGCCTTGCTGCGCTGACTGCCCCAAGTGAGTCCACCACGGTATCTCTTTCATCCGCCTTATCTATGAGGACAGGCCTTCATAGACGCACGGATGCGAGACTGCACGAGATTCAAGATTAGCTAAAAGCCGGGAAAGAGTCAATGAAAATGCGACAGGGGGCGGCCCGGTCAATGGGCCGCCTCTGAGCTTCGGAGCCGCTCCGCTTCGCTTGATGACTATTCGTGTTGCTGCGTGTAGAGAGCGGTCAAGGGGTATGGGGTGGCACCAGCGACCGCCTGGCAGGTCTGAGCCGCTGTTGCTCCAGGCAATACAAGGTAGTGTCTATCGGGAGTGCGGACATTGCCGAAGTCATAGTGCGCGCAGACCTGCCAGTCGTACCCTTGTGCGGCGTTGGTGATCAACTTGACCTGGCCGAGGTTGCCGAAGACGAAGTCGGGGTGGCTGGCGGCGCAGTCGGCAAGACGTTGGCTTGCGGTGAGGCGGGCGAAGTCTCTTCCATCGACCAGGCCGGCAATGTCGCAGATGTTGGCCTTCGAGAAGTAACCGATGTAGCCGACGTCCGAGGCGATTCCCTGCTTGCCCTCAAGCACGTCGAGGTGTTGGCCTGTGAAGATCTTCATCGTATGGGCGCGCGTGTTGAGGACCTGGCCCATAATCTTGCACTCGAACGGGAGCGCAATGAGAAGAAGCAGGATAAAGGCATAGACGAGCGGATAAGATTGGCGCTTCACATTGGAGCGATCATGATTGATCGAGCCAAGCTCGAGAAGATTCCAGAGGACGGAAAAAAAGTAAGTCCACACAAGATAACGTGCTCCCTGAATCTCTTGTCCGCGAGTTGCCGCCAGAATAAGGACCGTGGGAAAGACCAGGTTCGCGAAGAGCGTCGGCATAGAGAAGCGTCCAGCGCGAAACAGAAAGAAAACCGTAAGCAGCCACAAGACCAAGAGGCCAAGGCCGAAGGTAAGTGCGCCTACGATAACGGTCGCTGCATTGTGAAAGGCCGCCCACGAAGCTGTCCCGGACTTGGCGAGCGCGGTATCCGGCAACAGCGAGTGCATGGTCACAACGATGAACAGAAGGGCGAAGAGGCAGCCTACCAGAACGTGGCTCGATCGAAGAACGGCACCAACCCATTGCGAGGAACGTTTGCCGCCATCGAAGATCTGCCGCCAGGCAAGCATTGCGAAGATGACACCGCAGAGCAGAGCCAGCTCTGTGCGCAAGAGGACGGTGAAGAAGGCCAATACCGCGAACACAACATATTGAAGAGGCGTTGTGGTGCTGCGACGAGACTGCTGGAAGGTGAGGATGCAGAGAAGCGCGACGAAGCAGAGCGCAAAGCCGGTCTCCATGCCGTCGTCGAGCCAGCGGACCGCAGATGGCGCCACCAGAATAAAGAGCAGGACGAGGCCAAGGAGGCGCGTGCGGAGAGACTCTCGCGGGATAAAGCGAACAAGGATGACGCTCGTGATCAGAAAGAGCGAGATGTGCATGAAGCTGGAGACGCCACGAGGAAGATTGGGCGATGAGATAAAGCCGGAGAGGAAGGCAACGACATGAACGTAGAGGAGGCTGGAGGCTCCATAGCTGGGATGAATGCCGTCGTAGGTGATCAAATGCGTACGAAAGAGATTGTCCGCATAGCGCAGGTGGATGAGAGCATCATCCTGAATGGCCGCCCAGGAGAAGACGATCCAGGCGGCGAGCCAGAGCCCGAGAAGCGGCAGAATGAACTTGTACGCTCTATTGATCAAGCAACTATCCCCTTGTCCTTTTTTTGAGACTGCGCAGAACAAAAATTCAAGATGGAGAGCAATGAAGCATTACTCGTACGAGAGGGCATCGATAGGATCTTTGCGCGAGGCCTTGATCGCTGGATAAAAGGCTCCCAGGATAGCGCCGCTGAAGGCGATGATGACGGCAGCCAGAACCCACTCCGGTGTAACGGCAAAGGCCAGCGTCGGAAATTTGTAGTGAAAGATGGTTCGCATGAGATAGGTGAGGCCAACCCCGAGGGCGATGCCCGAGATGGCCAGCAACCCGGTCTCTCGCAGCACTACCGTGATGATGTAAAAACGCGACGCGCCGAGCGATTTGAGGATGCCGATCTCTCGAGTGCGTTCCATGACGGCGGTGTACATGGACTGAAAGATGACGAGGAAGCCGATGAGCACAGCGATGCCGATGACGACACGGAGGCCGATGTTGAAGCCGGGCAACTTCTCGGGGGAGAGGTTCGCGAGCAGTTCATCGAGGGTTTCGATGTTGTACTGCTGCATACCGGGAGTGGCAAATATCTCTTTGCGAACGGCGTCCTGAAACTGGGGATGATTCTCAGTTCGAAGATAGAACATGCTCGCCTTGCCGGGAGTTCCGCCAATTTCGTTCATCGTTGTAATGGGGATGAACTTGCGTCCGCCTTTGCCGTGCTCGACGATGCCGCAGATATGGAAGGGGTGGTGAAGGATTTCGATGGTATCACCGACCTTGAAACCCTTTCCCCTCGCCGCCTCGAGGTCATCAATGATGGCGTCGTCCGGATGTTGAAAAGGCCCTCCAGTTACGAAGACGAACGGACGAAGAGCGTTGTAGCTGGCGTAGTCGATGCCATAGATATTTTCGAGTGTCTTACCAGCAACGAGCTGGATATTGACTGGCGCAGCGACCTCGACATGCGGCAGACCGCGCAGAACATCGGCAACCTGAATCGATGCAGCGGCACCGGACATGCCGATAAGGTTTGTGGCAGCTCCGGGGTGCACGATCATGTCCATGCCAATACCGCTCTGATTAACGCGCTGACCATTGAGCTGACCGAGCATGATGGCAGCGATGGAGAGAATCATGATGACTTCGATGGCTACAGCGAAGGCACTGATAATAGAGCGCAGCGGGCGATGGACGAGATTACCGACAACCAGTTTATTCATACCAGTACCAGTGTATGGGAAGCGATACCAACAGAGCTTTACAGACTGGCGTTCTCAGAAGACTGAATCACAGGAGGGCGGCGCGCAATGCTGCGCACTGCGACGTTACGACGGGATCTGGTCTCCCGAGAACCCGTCGCGATATATCCGAGAAGCGGCATGACATAGACAGCCGCCAGCGCAGCCAGACTTACATTGATGGCACCGAACCATAGCATATAGATCACACCGTTCATGCCGCCTTCCGGAGCTAAATGGCCAAAGATGACAAGAGCCAGCAACCCCCACGGAGAGGTTCGAATATCGCCGCAAAGTGAATCGAACAAGATAAAGAGCGCAATCCACAAGAGGGGCAGAATGAGAAAGATGCTTGTCCAGCGCAGGAGATGAAAACCTTCTCCGATAGGGCTGAAGGAGATACCGGTCGTTGTATCATCCGGGTCCAGCATGCCAATTTCGTGGGCGTACATGTTTCCCAGCTTGAGTTCCGGTTTTCCCGGCCAGAGAAAGTGAGGGACCAGGTTTTCGAAGGACCAGAAGATCGGCGCAGGGCCAAAGGCGCCTCGTTGTTCCGTCACATTAATGATGGCATCGTCGACGGCAATCATTTGAAGACGGTCAAACATGCCCTGCTCAGTATTGTAATAAGCCGGCATCCCCTCAACTCGCATTGGCACTTCCACCTGCTTATCCAGTTGGCGAACATGTTCCAACTGGGTAAGTAAGGAGAAGGATGTATCTATATTTTGTAAAAAAGCGCCCATTGGAGAGAGCGGAGGGCCGGATTCCGGGTCGGCGGCGGTAGTAGCGTAGACCTTGGAATTTCTTCCATATTGGGAATAAGGGGCAAGATAATATCCGGTAAATACCACGAATCCCATAAAAAGGAGGAGCTTGTAAGGAGCAAGCCGATAGCGCTGAGAGGCGGCAGCTACAGCCCAGCACAACAGAGGAGTAAACATCCCCTGCTTGGAGAAGCCAATGACCCCGATAAAGAAGATGGTGAAGCCGGAGATAAGAACTGGGATATTAATGCTGCGAGTTCCACCGCTCCTGCGAATCTCGTAGATGACTCCAAGAATCATAGCCAGCGGCAGAAAACCGTTGAGCTGGGTCAATGCACCAAGGGCTGACCCACTTTCGTGAGGTACGAAAAGAATGATCGCCTCTATGATAAGACCGGTAATTAAACTTCCGATCGAGGCCTGCAATAACCGCTCATTCGTCAGGGCAGGCAGGATTGGAATCTTTCTTCTGAACCGGCGGCTTACCAATACCGCGAGACACATCGAGACCATGCCGCCCAAAATTGCTTCCATGGTCAAAAGAGGCTGAGTCAGATTGGAATCAGCCGGTTCCCCCATAACAACCTTCCAGCAAACACCGGCGATTACGGCGAGGACGGAGTAGAAGAAGACATATCCTCCCGAGGGACGGGTCAACCCGCCAGCCAGATTGAACGTAACTGCTGTTATGACGACAAAAAGAAAAAAGCACAGAGAAAACGCAGGGTCAGTCCCCTGAATCAATTGAATAACAGCTATCAGCGCGGCAAAGGCGACCGCGTACTGAAGGGGTATCTTCTCTGGAAATGGAAGGCGCACTCTTCCTCTTTCTATACAGATGACCGGCAATGACCGAAGTCAGCCGGAGAGATCGTGCCGCGAGTCCACATGTCGGCAGTTCAACCTCTCCCATAACCGTACGGAGAGACTATAGCGATGATACCAGCGTAGAAATATTTGTTCGCCAAAAGGTTCTATCGAGGTCTGGAAACAATAATTTATGAAAACAGAAAAGAAGATAGACCTTGAATCAACGATCAACCATTTATTCTAAAGTTGGAGAATTGTGGCGAATCATATGGGATCAGTTGCGCAGACGTTGACAGAGAGAAAGCGCAATCCTGAACTTTCGGCAAGTGTCCTGAAGCCTCACATGCCGGGAATCGACGTCCTGCGCGGTGTCGCGATTCTGATGGTGATCGTCTTCCATGGCTTCTACTACAGTGCATCCCAATTTCCATGGCATAACAGCTTTGCGAAGGCCCTCTTTCAGGTAACGAGCGGCGGGTGGGCCGGCGTCAATCTCTTCTTTGCTCTCTCAGGCTTTCTTATCACGGGAAATCTGATGGATTCAGAGGCAAAGAAAAACTACTACGCCCGCTTTTATGCTCGGCGTGCGCTGCGTATTCTTCCGATCTATTTCCTCATCCTGCTGACGCTCGGCCTTCTGCACCTGGCAAGTCCGCTCTATCTTCTTCTATGCGGCTTCTTTCTAGCGAATATGCCGGGAATCTTTCTTCATGGTGCCTATATGTCTTATGGGCCTTTGTGGTCGCTGGCGGTGGAA
This region of Edaphobacter dinghuensis genomic DNA includes:
- the rpsI gene encoding 30S ribosomal protein S9 — encoded protein: MADLIQYYGTGRRKSSIARVFLRPGSGNFTVNKKDVDVYFVTAQQRAAARRSLGIADIGETFDVITTVRGGGVMGQADAVKLGIARALMEFNPELRKALKAEGLVTRDSRGKERKKYGQKGARARFQFSKR
- the rplM gene encoding 50S ribosomal protein L13, encoding MSTIIPSGKDIKRKWFVIDASGKTLGRLATHAASLLAGKLNPLYTPYIDMGDHVIIINAEKIVLTGLKSDTKLYRRYTGFPGGLREESFVKLLARRPEAIVEQAVKGMLPKSKLGRQMATKLKVYKGSQHPHLAQQPEPLEVVA
- a CDS encoding ABC transporter permease yields the protein MNKLVVGNLVHRPLRSIISAFAVAIEVIMILSIAAIMLGQLNGQRVNQSGIGMDMIVHPGAATNLIGMSGAAASIQVADVLRGLPHVEVAAPVNIQLVAGKTLENIYGIDYASYNALRPFVFVTGGPFQHPDDAIIDDLEAARGKGFKVGDTIEILHHPFHICGIVEHGKGGRKFIPITTMNEIGGTPGKASMFYLRTENHPQFQDAVRKEIFATPGMQQYNIETLDELLANLSPEKLPGFNIGLRVVIGIAVLIGFLVIFQSMYTAVMERTREIGILKSLGASRFYIITVVLRETGLLAISGIALGVGLTYLMRTIFHYKFPTLAFAVTPEWVLAAVIIAFSGAILGAFYPAIKASRKDPIDALSYE